The Medicago truncatula cultivar Jemalong A17 chromosome 7, MtrunA17r5.0-ANR, whole genome shotgun sequence genome includes the window TGCGCAAATCTTCAAGGGCGGTGAGGCGATGCATGTCACTTGGAAGACTCAACAGTCGAGGACAGTCAATAATGTAGAGCTTCTTAAGACGAGTCATTGAAGTTAGAAACACCGGAAGCATATTAAGATTAGGAAAACCAATTATTACCAAAGTCTCTAAAGTGCCCATGGCACATACAATCCAATCAGGTAATGTCACAAGCGTCGGAAAACCTACGAGATACAAATGTTTCATCCTCAATGTTTTGATTGGACTTTCGTTGTTCAACAACAGGTTTAACTTCTCACAGTTGCGAATGCACAAAGTCTGTAATTTAGGGAAAATATGTAACGGTAAGGACTCTAGACAACTACATGAGTAGATATACAATTCTTCAACGAAAGGGAGTATTTGTCTGAACAAAAACTTTATGCTGTCACAAAAATGTAAACTCAAAGTTTGAAGATGGATCAAGCTAGCAAATTCATCATGTGGTAAAACAGATTGTTTTGTGGTTGCAATCATACGGCGAAGGCTGATTAGCTTCCCTAATCCTTTAGGCAAAGTTTTAAGCTCCATGCACCCATTGAGCAACAAAACTTGTAAATGTAGGAGTTTGCAAATGGAATTTGGCAGTGTTCTGATTTTGAGATTACGAGAAAGATCGAGAGTTCTCAGGTGCTCTAATTTAGAAATTGAATTGggcatagttttaaacgaggaATCACTTAAATCTAAAAAACGCAAGTATTTGTATCTTGATAACCATGTATCCAGAACACGTTCACTTCCAAGACCCAATCCGAAAGCGGGAAATAGTATACTTCTCACACTTCTAGACTTAGGGAACAAAGCATAACCACGTGGCTCATTTTGAACAACTGATAAATGCCTTACTTGCTGAGGTATACTCTGAGTATGTGAGCCTACCGTTACAAAGTCCTCTCTTGCAACATACAGAGCAAGATCATGTATCAAATCATGTAACTTGAAATCACAAAAGGAGCCAGAGTCATATAGATCCTGAATAAATGATCTTGAATgcaattcatcaatatattttCTTGCAATACTCTCCAGCTTTTCAATTCCATTTACGGATTGAACTAATCCGAGGGCTACCCAAAGACTACACATTGCATAACTATCGAAAAGATGATGtttgggaaaaagagaaaaataagcaaAACATTGTCTTAGATATGATGGCATTTGATCATAACTTAATTTTAGCGCAGGTAAGATATCATCTTTCTTTTGTTCTAAATTCCACATCTCAGAGTCCCTAACGAATTCCCACTTACTTATATCAAAGTTTGAGAAGAGAGAACTTGCTAATGTTCTCACGGCTAGTGGAACCCCTTGGCATTTTTTCACAATTTCTTTTCCTATCGCTACTAGATTTGGATACTTTTTTTCTTCACCTTCCTTGAATGCCCATTTGACAAACAGAGACAAACAATTCTTTGGAGAAAGACCTTCCAAAATATATGGAGGAACATCACCCATCATCGAAGCAATTGCGTTACTGCGTGTTGTCACCATAATTTTGCTTCCTGGTGCACCAACTTTTATCAAATCTTTCAATTCAAGCCACTTTGCACGATCATCATTCCATACGTCATCTAACACGACTAAAAACTTTTGACCAGAAAGTTTTTGTCTTAGACGACTTACTAGTTGCACAATATCTAAGTTGTTGGTGTTTTCTAATTGAGCAGGGCCACTCGATGGTGCGGAAGATGAAGTAAAAATGGAAGCGATGGTTGcagagttgatgatattaatgattatCTTTCTGATGTTGAAATCATCGGAGATACACACCCACATCTTCAACTGGAAAAGTTGATGTATCCTCTTATCATTGAACACCGACTTCGCAAGTGTGGTCTTCCACAAACCTCCAATTCCCACTATTGGAATGACACAGAGACTATTATCACCATCACCATCGCCGTGAGGATGTGGCTGCATCAAAAGATTGAAGATTTCATCTTGCTCATTTTCTCTTCCTATCACACTTGAAGCATCAATATGAGGATATGTCATTTCTCTTTGTTGCACAACGAGTCCGGGATCAACATTTGTAAGACCAAACCTGACCCCATCAGCTGCCACCTTATCCATTCTATCCCTAATCTCTTTGATTTGACGTGCCATCCTAAAACGAAAAACAAGTGGATTAGAGGAAGAAAAGAAGTGGACTAACTTCACCCGTGTGCTTCGAGAAGCTTTCACAACTTGCTTTCGCTTGTCTTGCAAGTTAAATCCATCCAATACATCTTCAGCATCATGGCAAATATTCTGAATCTGCCTCAGCCATTCCCGCAGCCCATGCTTTTGGTCCTTCTTGCGCTCAGCATCCAACAATACACCACTGACAATTGCCAGAGTGTCTCTCAAACATTGTAGATGTTCATACACACCATAGGCACGAGAAGTTTCTTCATAACCATAAGAAACAAACTTCCCTAGGAGAGAATTAGCAATATCAAGGACAAATGATTCTGCCATGGTAACAAGGAAAGAGCAGAAGAAACGGTGTTGATATTTAAGTTTGTTTGTGCCTTCTTCATATCCATATATACTTGTTTATATAATAATGAAGGAAGCTAGTTAAGATTCATAAAAGACAAGAGTCttctttactcttttttttctgTCTTAGACGTTTGATTATTGTTGTGTACTGTATAGAATATAGAATATCATTGGATGGACTATAACCAGCGTACTTTATATCTATAGGAGAAATTATGGTTTCAAACCACTAAAATATTCTCTATTTTAGTACGCGTTAAATCACACTTTCAAACCACTCAGAACatgtaaatttcaaaagtatgtaatttaatcttttttatgaTCAACCTTGTATTTAATGAGTTTATTTTGATTATGCAATAAGTTTTTTGTAGAGGAATTTTAAACAATCCTTGTTTAAACATGAACAAATTGATTGATTCTAGCGGTTGTGTGGTCCGCTTGTATTCCGGTCAGACGATCGTTTTTATGTTTGGCTCGGGTCCTAATTTTTAGTTGTAGAGATGATGACATACCCATGAGAGAGAATGCTTATTACACGTGTCATGTGGGTATAGGAGAACAATATAGTCCTATTTCTTAATTCTCAGCCACTACAAGGAatctttatttattgtcataaaTTTAGAATCATTGttcctttacttttttttcttgcaCCGTTATTTTTGTCTGCCATACTTATGGTGTACTCGGCCATCAACGTATGACTTCTGCAGCATGTCATGTTACTTCAAGATCATAGGCATGAGTGCATGACAAAGCttatatgttttgaattttgattgttaGATTCATTCATCATATTGACAATTGTTTGCCTTTTTTCTGAGGTTAAGTAAGATTGATAAATTTCTCGTTGATCTTTCTTGTGATGCCAACTTCCAACTTGTTTAGCTACTAAAATTTTAAGGATAGGATAATCACAATTAGGCTTCATACTTAAGaacatattaataatatattattatattttacaaGTCTAACCACTTTTGTAAGAGTAGTTGTATGTTTGAAAAACAAAGTATGTCATTTTTCGAGAAAATACAGAGGAGATCCACCATTAATGGTCTTCATTGCTTCAATGGGAAATAATATATTAGCTTGATCATTGATTCAAACTAATAAAATCCATGGTCAATTAAATCACcttcaatttcaataaaataacgAATGCTAAGTACACATAAAATGTTTATGATTactacaacaaaagaaaaattgtttgagtaCCGGAAGTATAGAATGGaagaaaataatcattttcaattatttggcTACATAATAAAATGTTAATGCATTTAGGAAACATGAACATTCCTCGTATTAGACGTGTTTCGGTGTCGGACACATATCATGTTCACTGACAGCACACCGACAcgtataattaaataatgtgatttttttaaaattattaccGGTATCTAATGTACACATCTTGAGAGTTAAGAATCTAAAGCCTCTTGGTAGCGTTCATACTTTCCAACGCCATCGACTACTGCTCTTTTGTCCCTTGTGACCCTTCAAGCTGCAGATGCTTTTTACCCCTCCAGCTTCATCATCTACATTTCCCTaaataaggaaaatgtcacTCTCAAAATGAGCTATCTTTTACTCATACCAAATATGCACTCcctccaaaataaaatataaacaaaaatgtggTAACCGAAAAGTCGTTCACATACGTCAACTTTTCAATTACCctctttgtttatatttcatttcgAATGAGtacttatttgttatttatatgaaactacatcaatttgaaaattcataCAGTGTTATTGATGGAATTTTGTGATCTTTTCTATTGGTAAAATTTAGGGGTGGCAATATGATCCATGAGATTCATATCCATTCAATTCATCCACTAAAAAATCCATCCTATCCAtccataaaacaaaaaaagttgttaATGGATTGGTTTGGATCCATCTATTAAAAACTATGGATGGATTGAGTCCatccaccttattttaaaaatccaatGGATagcctcttttaaaaaaaatccaatgaataaattcaaataatatttattcttttttatttaattgaatatatatttgataaaataaaaaaaattgactataaaattaatttaataaaaaaattgaatgaaaaaaataataaataagttttttaatattaaaatattattaatttaatatattatttattattattttattattgttgtggTAAACGCCGGAGCTCCGTCGTAGACCACCGTGTGCTTTAAACTAACAAACATTACTAGCAAGCAACAGACTAATAACAAGAACAAATCTGCAACTAACCATCCTACTCAGGAAACCTTGTAGGGCTTAAATAAGATGATACAATCATAGTTGATAGTATTGCAATGCAAACATAGAGAAGGGAAAAGAGAGGTTACGAGGATTCTATTGCATCAGCCAACAACTacttaaagaaaaagataaacatttATACGTTCATAATGAAAAAAGAgctatccccgtgagcttagctcagttggtagggatattgcatattatatgcaggagtcggggttcgaaccccggacactccacttctccacaattaaattgtgtgagctctagccactaggctacttgaccaaaaaaaaaaaaaaaaaagctaaatatataaaatgattaaattacCCTTCAagatagataaaataaatagaatataaaagcTTATTTTGTAACACAAACAACACTATttgatagagagagaaaaaataatgtttacCTTTAAGATGATGACTTCGTTACTCCTCCTCATCCTCTTCTGTTAGTTCATCAATGTAAATGGTTTTGATGTGAGCAATCATGGGCCAGTACTCGCCAGATTGGCGCTGATATTTTTTGCCCAActccagtggcggagccagaccAAAACTTTTGGGGTGGCCGCCATCATCGGTCTTCCTCTTAAAGCGGTGCTGTCACAGAACCGaacctgcaaaaaaaaaaaccgtcaAAACACTCCACAAGGCATGACAGCAGCCCCCCTGAAAAACCTGCTGCTACTCCACAAAAAACCGGCACCTATCCTTGGAGACATTCACGAGGATTCCAACACCACTCGTAATAAAGGCTAGTCGAAATATTGAGTCTATTCAAGCACCACTTCCACAACAAACCTTAATTTCAATCACTaattcctcctcctccttcctATTATTTCTAATAACAATACATTGTTTCAAGGGCGGTAAGTCGATGCATTTCACTTGGAAAACTCAACAGTTGAGGACAGTCAATAATGTAGAGCTTCTTAAGACGAGTCATTGAAGTTAGAAACACCGGAAGCATCTTAAGATTAGGAAAACCAATTATTACCAAGCTCTCTAAAGTGTCCATGGCGCATGCAATCCAATCAGGTAATGTCACAAGCGTTGGAAAACCCATGAGATACAAATGTTTCATCCTCAATGTTTCGATTGGAATTTCGTTGTTCAACAATAGGTCTAACTTGTTACAGTCTCTAATAAACAGGGTTTTTAATTTAGGGAAAATATGTAGAGGCAAGGACTCTAGGCTATCACATGATTCAAAATACAATTCTTCAACGGAAGGGAGTTTTTGTGTGAACAAAAACTTTATGTTGTAACAACAATCAAAACTCAATGATTGAAGATTTATCAACCTTACAAATTCATCTTGCGGCAAAACAGATTGTTTTGTGGTTACAGTGAAACGTCGAAGGCTGATTAGCTTCCCTAATCCTTTAGGCAAATTTTCAAGCTCCGTGCACCCACCGAGCAACAAAACTTGTAAATGTACGAGTTTACAAATGGATTTTGGTAGTGTTCTGAGTTTGTCATTACGAGAAAGATCTAGAAAACGCAGGTGCTCTAATTTTGTAATTGAATTGGGCAGAGTTTCAAATGAAGAATCACTTAAATCTAAATAGCGCAAGTATTTATATCTTGATACCCATGTATCGAGAACACTTACACTTTTAAGACCCACTCCATCAATGGGAAATAGTATACTTCTCACACCTCTGGAATTGGGGAACAAAACACGGTCAAGTGAAACATTTTCAACAATTGATAAATACCTTATCTCTACAAAGTCCTCTCTTCCAACATACACTGCAAGATCATGTATCAAATCATGTACTGAATAAATGATCTTGAATGTAGCtcgtaaatatattttcttgcaATGCTCTTTAGATTTTCTCTTCCATTTAGGGATTGA containing:
- the LOC11418125 gene encoding putative disease resistance protein RGA4, whose protein sequence is MAESFVLDIANSLLGKFVSYGYEETSRAYGVYEHLQCLRDTLAIVSGVLLDAERKKDQKHGLREWLRQIQNICHDAEDVLDGFNLQDKRKQVVKASRSTRVKLVHFFSSSNPLVFRFRMARQIKEIRDRMDKVAADGVRFGLTNVDPGLVVQQREMTYPHIDASSVIGRENEQDEIFNLLMQPHPHGDGDGDNSLCVIPIVGIGGLWKTTLAKSVFNDKRIHQLFQLKMWVCISDDFNIRKIIINIINSATIASIFTSSSAPSSGPAQLENTNNLDIVQLVSRLRQKLSGQKFLVVLDDVWNDDRAKWLELKDLIKVGAPGSKIMVTTRSNAIASMMGDVPPYILEGLSPKNCLSLFVKWAFKEGEEKKYPNLVAIGKEIVKKCQGVPLAVRTLASSLFSNFDISKWEFVRDSEMWNLEQKKDDILPALKLSYDQMPSYLRQCFAYFSLFPKHHLFDSYAMCSLWVALGLVQSVNGIEKLESIARKYIDELHSRSFIQDLYDSGSFCDFKLHDLIHDLALYVAREDFVTVGSHTQSIPQQVRHLSVVQNEPRGYALFPKSRSVRSILFPAFGLGLGSERVLDTWLSRYKYLRFLDLSDSSFKTMPNSISKLEHLRTLDLSRNLKIRTLPNSICKLLHLQVLLLNGCMELKTLPKGLGKLISLRRMIATTKQSVLPHDEFASLIHLQTLSLHFCDSIKFLFRQILPFVEELYIYSCSCLESLPLHIFPKLQTLCIRNCEKLNLLLNNESPIKTLRMKHLYLVGFPTLVTLPDWIVCAMGTLETLVIIGFPNLNMLPVFLTSMTRLKKLYIIDCPRLLSLPSDMHRLTALEDLRIGDCPELCRKYRPQSSGFWAMIAHVKSISIEEPTGEEA